GGCCATGAGCGCAGCTTCGTCAAGCTAACTTGCTGATATTTCAGCCCCTGACGACAGTGCGTGACAGGGGAGTGGACGTCTCCACGTTTTAAAAGGTTCCATAATTGGCAGCATTTAGCCACCGTTAATCTGCCGTCCGGTCGCCCGGGCGACGGGGGGAGCTGTGGCCCGCAAGGCTATGTCTGGGCTATAATCTGCGCCCTTTTTTGATCACCGCCAGGCGATTTCCCATGACCCAACAGGCCGCCGAAGTCGCGAAACGCCGCACTTTCGCCATTATTTCCCACCCGGATGCGGGTAAGACCACGATCACCGAGAAGCTGTTGCTGATGGGCAAGGCCATTGCGGTGGCGGGTACCGTCAAATCGCGCAAGTCCGACCGCCACGCCACTTCCGACTGGATGGAGATGGAGAAGCAGCGGGGTATTTCCATTACCACGTCGGTCATGCAGTTCCCCTATCGCGAACACATGATCAACCTGCTGGACACCCCCGGCCACGAAGACTTCTCGGAAGACACCTACCGCACCCTGACCGCGGTGGACTCGGCGCTGATGGTGCTCGACGGCGGTAAGGGCGTAGAGCCACGGACCATCGCCCTGATGGACGTCTGCCGCCTGCGCGATACGCCCATCGTCAGTTTCATCAACAAACTCGACCGGGACATTCGCGACCCGATCGAACTGCTGGACGAAATCGAAGCGGTCCTGAAGATCAAGGCCGCGCCTATCACCTGGCCGATCGGTTGCTACCGCGACTTCAAGGGTGTGTACCACCTGGCGGGCGACTACATCATCGTCTACACCCCGGGCCACGGCCACGAACGCACCGAAACCAAGATCATCGAGAAACTCGACTCCGACGAAGCCCGGGCCCACCTGGGTGACGAGTACGAGCGCTTCATCGAGCAGCTGGAACTGGTGCAGGGCGCCTGCCACGAGTTCAACCAGCAGGAGTTCCTCGACGGCCAGCTGACGCCGGTGTTCTTCGGGACCGCGCTGGGCAACTTCGGTGTCGACCACGTGCTCGACGCCGTGGTGGACTGGGCGCCGCTGCCGCTGGCCCGCGTTGCCAACGAGCGCAGCGTGGCCCCCCAGGAAGAGAAGTTCTCGGGCTTCATCTTCAAGATCCAGGCGAACATGGACCCCAAGCACCGCGACCGCATCGCCTTCATGCGCATCTGCTCGGGCAAGTACGAGAAAGGCATGAAGATGCGCCACGTGCGCACTGGCAAGGACGTGCGCATCGGCGACGCCCTGACCTTCTTCTCCTCCGAGCGTGAGCAACTGGAAGAGGCCTATGCCGGCGACATCATCGGCCTGCACAACCACGGCACCATCCAGATCGGCGACACCTTCACCGAAGGCGAGGCGCTGGGCTTCACCGGTATCCCGCACTTCGCCCCGGAGCTGTTCCGCCGTGTGCGTCTGAAGGACCCGCTCAAGTCCAAGCAACTGCGCCAGGGCCTGCAACAGCTGGCCGAAGAAGGCGCGACCCAGGTGTTCTTCCCCGAGCGCAGCAACGACATCATCCTCGGCGCCGTGGGTGTGCTGCAGTTCGACGTGGTGGCCAGCCGCCTGAAGGAGGAATACAAGGTTGAGTGCTCCTACGAGCCGATCACCGTGTGGTCCGCCCGCTGGATCGAATGCAGCGACAAGAAGAAGCTCGAAGAGTTTTCCAACAAGGCGGTGGAAAACCTGGCCCTGGACGGCGGCGGTCACCTGACCTACCTGGCGCCGACCCGGGTCAACCTGGCGCTGATGGAAGAGCGCTGGCCGGACGTGAAATTCCGCGCCACCCGCGAACACCACTAAGTTCGTCGGCCACCCCCGAGCCCCGCTGTGCAGACAGCGGGGCTTTTTTTGCGCGCAGGACTGGCCTGCCGCCGCCTCGTAGGCGCCGGCTTGCCAGCGACGGCGGCGGACGCTGTTGTGCCTGGCTTGCGGGTTTCTTCGCCGGCAAGCCGGCTCCTACGGGTTGTGGTGTTCTTAAGGGAGCGCCGTTAGTCGGAAGGGCTTTGGCGGCTCGGGAATCGATAGGGAGCTATCTGGAAAAGCCGGGATATCACGACTAGGTTTCAGACAGTGCTGTGGCCGCCGCAAGGCTGGCGCGCAGCCATTGATGATTCACCTATGAAAGGATGGAATCGGCTATGAGAATTTTCCAACGCGTTGTGCTGTTGATCAAAGTGCTGGTGATGCTGTCGCTCGGAACCTCGGCGGCCTGGGCCCACAACCTGATGCAGGTGAGCGAGCCGGGTTACTCCTCGAGCCAGAGTGCACCGGTGCAGATGCTTGCCAAGTCCGAATCGGAGCCGGGCGATGAGGGCCAGGGTGGCAGTTCCGGCGATGACGACCAGACCACCGACGAGGATGACGGCGACAGCCAGGGCTAAAAGAAACCCCCGACGACGGACTGATGCGCAATCCGTCGCCGGGGGCGGGTCGAACAAGGTTCAGGCGCTCCCGGAGGCATCCGGGAGCGCCTTTTTCATGGCCGCTACAGCACGAATTGCTCGGCGTAGTGGCAGGCCACCTGGCGGCTGTCGAGCTGGCGCAGGGCCGGCTCTTCAGTGCTGCAGCGCTCGGTGGCATAAGGGCAGCGCTTGTGGAAGGCGCAGCCCGGTGGTGGGTTCAGCGGGTTGGGCAGCTCGCCGACGATCTTGATCTTCGGCTTGTCCGGGTTCGGGTGGATGGTTGGTGTCGCCGACAGCAGGGCCTGGGTGTAGGGGTGCAGGGGGCGGGTGTAGATGTCCTCCTTGGGGCCCATTTCCACCGGCCGGCCGAGGTACATCACCAGCACCTGGTCGGCCACGTGGCGCACCACTGCCAGGTTGTGGGAAATGAACACGTAGGCGGTGTTGAATTCCTGCTGCAGGTCCATGAACAGGTTCAATACCTGGGCCTGGATCGATACGTCCAGGGCCGAGGTCGGTTCGTCCGCCACCAGCACCTTGGGCTGCAGCATCATTGCCCGGGCCAGGGCGATACGCTGGCGCTGCCCCCCGGAGAACATGTGCGGGTAGCGCTGGTAATGTTCGGGGCGCAGGCCTACCTGCTTCATCATCGCCTGGACTTTTTCCCGGCGTTCGGCGGCCGACAGCTTGGTGTTGATCAGCAGCGGCTCGGCCAGCTGGTCACCGATCTTCTGCCGCGGGTTGAGCGAGGCATAAGGGCTCTGGAACACCATCTGCACGTCTTTGCGCAGTTGCTTGCGCTGGGCCTTGTCGGCACCGGCGACTTCCTGGCCGGCGATCTTCAGCGAGCCGGAAGACGGTTCCTCGATCAGGGTCAGGGCCCGCGCCAGGGTGGATTTGCCACAGCCGGATTCACCCACCACAGCCAGGGTCTTGCCGGCTTCCAGCTCGAAGGACACGCCGTTGAGTGCGCGCACGGTGGCGTGGCCCTTGAACAGGCCACGGGACACTTCGTAGTGACGGGTGAGGTCGCGGGCGGTAAGAACGACGGCCATTACGCCACCTCCTGATTCAGCGGGTAGAAGCAGCGCACCAGGCTGGCGGCTTTCGGTTCGAGGCCGGGGCGCTGGGCGCGGCAGTTGTCTTGCACGTAGGGGCAGCGCGGCGACAGCAGGCAGCCTTGAGGCCGGTCGTAGCGCCCGGGGACGATGCCCGGCAGGGTCGACAAGCGAGTGGCGCCGAGGCTGTGCTCGGGAATCGCCGCCAGCAGCGCTTCGCTGTAGGGGTGCGCGGGGATGTCGAACAGCTCCGGTACCTGGCCCACCTCAACCGCCTGGCCGGCGTACATCACGCACACCCGCTGGGCAGTTTCGGCGACCACGGCGAGGTCGTGGGTGATCAGCACCAGGCCCATGTTCTGCTCTTTCTGCAGGTTCAGCAGCAGGTCCATGATCTGCGCCTGGATGGTCACATCCAGGGCGGTGGTGGGTTCGTCGGCGATCAGCAGCTTGGGCTCGCCGGCGATCGCCATGGCGATTGCCACCCGCTGGCTCATGCCGCCGGACAGTTGGTGCGGGTAGGCGTCCATGCGGCTGGCGGCGCCGGGGATCTCGACCTTTTCCAGCAGTTCGATGGCGCGCTTGCGTGCGGCCTTGCTGGACATCTTCAGGTGCAGGCGCAGCACTTCCTCGATCTGGAAGCCCACGGTGTAGCTGGGGTTCAACGCGGTCATCGGGTCCTGGAAGACCATGGCCAGGTCCTTGCCGACGATCTGCCGGCGCTGGCGCGCG
The DNA window shown above is from Pseudomonas protegens CHA0 and carries:
- a CDS encoding peptide ABC transporter ATP-binding protein produces the protein MAVVLTARDLTRHYEVSRGLFKGHATVRALNGVSFELEAGKTLAVVGESGCGKSTLARALTLIEEPSSGSLKIAGQEVAGADKAQRKQLRKDVQMVFQSPYASLNPRQKIGDQLAEPLLINTKLSAAERREKVQAMMKQVGLRPEHYQRYPHMFSGGQRQRIALARAMMLQPKVLVADEPTSALDVSIQAQVLNLFMDLQQEFNTAYVFISHNLAVVRHVADQVLVMYLGRPVEMGPKEDIYTRPLHPYTQALLSATPTIHPNPDKPKIKIVGELPNPLNPPPGCAFHKRCPYATERCSTEEPALRQLDSRQVACHYAEQFVL
- a CDS encoding peptide chain release factor 3, with translation MTQQAAEVAKRRTFAIISHPDAGKTTITEKLLLMGKAIAVAGTVKSRKSDRHATSDWMEMEKQRGISITTSVMQFPYREHMINLLDTPGHEDFSEDTYRTLTAVDSALMVLDGGKGVEPRTIALMDVCRLRDTPIVSFINKLDRDIRDPIELLDEIEAVLKIKAAPITWPIGCYRDFKGVYHLAGDYIIVYTPGHGHERTETKIIEKLDSDEARAHLGDEYERFIEQLELVQGACHEFNQQEFLDGQLTPVFFGTALGNFGVDHVLDAVVDWAPLPLARVANERSVAPQEEKFSGFIFKIQANMDPKHRDRIAFMRICSGKYEKGMKMRHVRTGKDVRIGDALTFFSSEREQLEEAYAGDIIGLHNHGTIQIGDTFTEGEALGFTGIPHFAPELFRRVRLKDPLKSKQLRQGLQQLAEEGATQVFFPERSNDIILGAVGVLQFDVVASRLKEEYKVECSYEPITVWSARWIECSDKKKLEEFSNKAVENLALDGGGHLTYLAPTRVNLALMEERWPDVKFRATREHH
- a CDS encoding ABC transporter ATP-binding protein; protein product: MSLLEIKNLNVRFGDATAVPVVDGLDLKVDKGEVLAIVGESGSGKSVTMMALMGLIEHPGIVTADALSFDGRDMLKLSARQRRQIVGKDLAMVFQDPMTALNPSYTVGFQIEEVLRLHLKMSSKAARKRAIELLEKVEIPGAASRMDAYPHQLSGGMSQRVAIAMAIAGEPKLLIADEPTTALDVTIQAQIMDLLLNLQKEQNMGLVLITHDLAVVAETAQRVCVMYAGQAVEVGQVPELFDIPAHPYSEALLAAIPEHSLGATRLSTLPGIVPGRYDRPQGCLLSPRCPYVQDNCRAQRPGLEPKAASLVRCFYPLNQEVA